TCCCTCGACGACACCGTCGACACCCACCTCCCCGGCGTCGTGCGGGGCAACGGCCACGACGGCCGGAAGATCACCGTCCGCCAGCTCCTCAACCACACCAGCGGGGTCTACGACTATCTGGAGGACCCCGCGTACCGGGCGAAGTTCATGCTCGGCGAGGGCTTTCTGAAACACCGCTACGACTACCGCTCCCCACAGGTCGCGGTGGACGTGGCCATGTCCCACGCCCCGGTCTTCGCACCCGGCGCGCACTACCGGTACTCCAACACCAACTACGTCCTGGCCGCGCTGATCCTGGAGAAGGTCACCGGCAACCGCTACGAGGACGAGGTGCACCGGCGGATCGCGGCACCGCTGAAGCTGCGCTCCACCACCGCGCCCGGCGACAGCGTCCGCATGCCCCGGCCCAGCAGCCGCGCGTACTCGACACTGACCGAGGACGGCAGCGGACGGCTGCACGACGTCACCCTCCAGAACGCCTCCCAGTCCTGGGCGGAGGGCGACATGATCTCCACGGCGGACGATCTGAACCGCTTCTTCCGCGCGCTGCTGCGCGGAAAGCTGCTGCCGCCCGCGCAGCTCGCGGCGATGAAGACGCTGAGCCCGCAGTCCGACGACGGCGCCTCCGGCTACGGGCTGGGGCTGACGAAGGAGACCACGAGCTGCGGCACCGAGGTGTGGGGGCACACCGGCGGCTGGATCGGCAGCCTCTCGGCCTCCTTCTCCACGGCGGACGGCAGTCGTCAGCTCACGTTCAACACCAATGGCGACTGGTCCTTCGCGGGCTTCACCGCGCTGATCGACGCGGGCTTCTGCGATCCGCCGAAGCCCGGGGACCCGCAGCCCGGCAGCGGTGAGCCCGGCGGCCGACAGCCCGGCGCCCCGGCCGCGACCACCGCCACCACCACGCCGGAGAGCTGGGCGAGGACCCCGGCAGCGGCTCCGGCGGAGAGCCTGGCGGCGACCCCGGCAGAGACCCCGACAGCGGCCCCGGCTCCGGCAGCGGCTCCGGCAGAGAAGAGGAACGCGGCATGACGACACCGGCACCCACCACCCGCACCGCCCCCGGCCCGGACGGAGCGGCCCGGACGAGGACCGCGCGCCCGGGCACCGCCCGGACGAAGGCCGCGCGGACGGCGGTCGTCGGCATCGCGGCGGCGGCCGTCGCGGCCACGGCCTTCGCCGTACCCGCCCAGGCGGCCGGCACGGCGCCCGGCACCGCCACGGACACCGCGCCCCGGCACCAGGAGACCCGGCGCGCGATGGACGCCGTCGTCGCGTCCGGCATACCCGGTGTCGTGGCGTCCACCCGTGACGACCGCACCGGCACCTGGGCCGCCACCTCCGGCGTCGGCAACCGCGTCACCGGCGCGCCGCGCGACACACGGGACCGCTTCCGGATCGCCAGCATCACCAAGACCTTCGTCGCCACCGTCCTGCTCCAGATGGAGGCGGAGGGGCGGCTCTCCCTCGACGACACCGTCGACACCCACCTCCCCGGTGTCGTCCGGGGCAACGGCCACGACGGCCGGAAGATCACCGTCCGCCAGCTCCTCAACCACACCAGCGGCATCTTCGACTATCTGGCGGACCCGGAGTACGCGCGGACGTATCTGATCGGCGAGGGCTTTCTGAAGCACCGCTACGACACCCTGCCGCCCGCGTTCCACATCCGGGTCGCGATGTCGAACCCGCCGAACTTCGCCCCCGGCACCACGTCCGACTACTCCAACACCAACTACGTCCTGGCCGGTCTGATCATCGAGAAGGTCGCCGGGAAGAGCTATGAGCACGAGGTGCGCGAGCGGATCATCGAGCCGCTGAAGCTGCGCTCCACCAGCCAGCCCGGCAACAGTGTCCATATGCCGAGGCCGAGCAGCCGCGCCTACTCGACGCTGTACGAGGGCGCGCCCCCGGCGGCGGCGATCCACGACGCGACGGAGATGAACGGCTCCCAGGGCTGGGCGGACGGGGACATCATCTCCACCACCGGCGATCTGAACCGCTTCTTCAGCGCCCTGATGAAGGGGAGGCTGCTGCCGAAGAAGCAGCTCGACGCGATGCGGACCACGGTGCCGATGCCGAGGCTCGGCATCGACTACGGCCTGGGCATCTACCGGCACATCACGAACTGCGGCACACAGCTGTGGTCCCACGGCGGCGGCATCGTCGGCTCCCTCTCCCAGGTGTTCACCACGGAGGACGGCCGCCGCCAGCTCGCCTACAACCTCAACGGCGACTGGGGCGACAACGGCGGCTCCATCGCGGAGGCCGAGTTCTGCGGCCGGGCCGCCAAGGGCCCCGCCGCCACCGGAAAGACGGGCCGCGTGCTCTGAACCACCTCCGCCTCCCGCGCGGGCCGCGTGCTCCGACCGCCCCGCCTCCCGCGCGGGCCGGGGCCGACGGCTGCCTCCCGCGCGGGAGGCAGCGTCCGACCATCCGAACGAGTGAGCCATCGACAAACGGACACATACGGAGCCCTGTGCCTACGATGATGCTCTCGACACACGCCCTTCAGGAGGTCCCCATGTCTGCCGAAGCAGTCGAGTGCCCCTGGGACAGCGAGCCGGAAATCAACCTCCTGGACGAGGCGGACCGCCTCAGTGAGGAGAATCCCGGCTGGCGCGTCGAGATCATCGGAGGCAACCTCACCATGGCCCCGTCCCCGGACAGCCGTCACGCACGCGTTCTGACCGATCTCATGGTCCCGTTCATCATGGCGGGTCTGCACGGCAAGGAGACGTTGGTCCTCCAGAACGTCGATATCGCGCTGCCGGGCGGGCCTTCCGACTACGCCACCCCCGACCTCGTCGTCGTGGACGCCGATATCGAAGATCACGTCACGGAGAAGAACTGTCACGACGCCGCCATCGTCCATCTCGCCGTGGAAGTCACCTCCAGCAACTACAACCATGACCTGAGGACCAAGGTCAACGCCTATGCCGAGGCCGGAATCCCGGTCTATCTGATCATCAACCGCAAGCACGGCAGGGTCCATCTCCTCACCGCTCCCAACGGCGACACCTACGAAAGCCATCAGGTCTACGCCCCCGGCCAGAGCCTGACCCTCCCCGCCTTCGTCGGCCCCGAGGGCGCCCCCGCCGTCACGCTGAGTGTTTCGGAGCTGATCAGGGCCTGAGGCCACCGCTGTCGGGCGGGTCCGCCGCCGTAGGCTTCCCCCATGACGACTGACGCAGTGACCCCGGGGCCCGGCCGGCAGATCGCGAGCCTGGACGAGCTGACGGACGTGCAGGCCGAGGCGGTGCTCGCGCTGCTCGCGGACGCGGCCGCATCGGACGGGACCCAGGCCGTCTCCGAGCAGGGCCGGCTCCAGCTCCGGGGCGGCGGGCGGGAGGGCGTACGGCACTTCCTGCTCACGGTCGGGGATGTCCTGACCGGATATGCACAGCTTGAGGACACCGATCCGGTCGAGGCGCCCGCCGCCGAACTGGTGGTCCACCCCGAGCACCGGGGACGCGGCCACGGCAGGGCGCTCGGGAACGCGCTGCTCGCCGCCTCCGGCAAGCGGCTGCGGGTCTGGGCGCACGGCGGCCGGTCCGCCGCCCGCCATCTGGCGCAGGTGCTCGGTCTGACCCTCTTCCGTGAGCTGCGGCAGCTCCGCCGCCCGCTGGAGCCGCTGGACATCGCCGAGCCGGTGCTGCCGCCGGGCGTCACCGTCCGCGCCTTCGTCCCCGGGCAGGACGACACCGCCTGGCTCGCGGTGAACGCCGCCGCCTTCGCCCACCACCCCGAGCAGGGCGCCCTCACCCAGCGCGACCTCGACGACCGGACGGCCGAGCCCTGGTTCGACCCCCGGGGCTTCTTCCTCGCCGAGCGCGACGGGGAGATCATCGGCTTCCACTGGACGAAGGTGCACGCCGCCGAGCGGCTGGGCGAGGTGTATGTGGTCGGCATCCGCCCGGACGCCCAGGGCGGGGGGCTCGGCAAGGCGCTCACCGCGATCGGTCTGCGCCATCTCGCGGCCGAGGGGCTGCCCACGGCGATGCTCTACGTCGACGCCGACAACACCGCCGCCGTCACCGTGTACGAGCGGCTGGGCTTCCGCACCCACGAGATCGACCTGATGTACCGCACGGAGTCCTGACCGGGGGCTGGCCTGGGGTCCTGACCGGTCAGTGACCCGGGCTCCGCCCCGGGGCCGCGGCCCGGATCGCAGCCGGTTCCGCAAAGCCGGGCAGCATCGCGGCCGGTTCCGCAACAGGGGCGGAAGCCCCGGGAACGCCGCCCGCCCCGACGCCCCGGCAGCGCGGACCCCGCCGGACGCCACCCCCGGGTCCCCGGCCCGCCGCTCACCCGTTCGGCGGGCGGGGACCGGCCGCCGGGAGCACCCCGTTCCGCTCCCGTTCCGCCCCGGTGGGAGCCCCGCGGGACCCCGTTCCCCCGGAGCCGACCCCCGTCGGCGGAAGGCCGCCGAAGCTGACCGAAACCATCAGGGTCCAGGACGAGAATCGGACACTCGTGCATGTACCCACAAGATCACCCCGGCCCCAGCCGCCCCACCCCCCTCATCGGCACCGCAGCTCAGCCGACGTCCCCCGCCCGGCCCCGCTCCGCTTCCTTCCGGTCACCCTGTTGTTACCAGCCATTCAGACGGCGCTGGGACCCTCACTCAATGCAGCCCGCTGTGCCCGATCCGGAACATCGCCGCCGACCGCGCCGCCCCTCCCGCAACGGCATGATCGCGTCCGTGCCCTCCGACGCGCCCCTTGCCGCCCTGACGCGGAAGAATGGGTTCATGAGTCAGCAGCCTGCCGAGGCATCGGTCCAGCACCCCCAGCCGTCGATCGGCTCCATAGCCGCGCACCGACCGCACACCGTCGCCGCCACGGTCTCCGATCTGGAACCCGACCTCGACGCGGATCTCGACGGGTACGACGAGGAGCGCGTCGCGCCGGGGAACGAGCTGCCCCAGGGCCGCTTCCTGGACCGGGAACGCAGCTGGCTCGCCTTCAACGAACGGGTGCTCGAACTCGCCGAGGACCCGACCACTCCGCTGCTCGAACGCGCCAACTTCCTGGCGATCTTCGCCTCGAACCTGGACGAGTTCTTCATGGTGCGGGTCGCCGGGCTCAAGCGCCGCATCGCCACCGGCGTCGCCACCCGCTCCGCCTCCGGCCTCCAGCCCCGCGAGGTGCTGGATCTGATCTGGACCCGCTCGCGCGAGCTGATGGCCCGGCACGCCGCCACCTTCCAGCAGGACGTCTCCCCCGCCCTCGCCGACGAGGGCGTCCATCTGATCCGCTGGCCCGACCTCACCGAGAAGGAGCAGGCCCGCCTGTTCACGCTGTTCCGGCAGCAGATCTTCCCGGTGCTGACCCCGCTGGCCGTGGACCCCGCGCACCCCTTCCCGTACATCTCCGGGCTCTCCCTCAACCTCGCCGTCGTCGTCCGCAACCCGGTCAGCGGCCACCGCCACTTCGCCCGGGTGAAGGTCCCGCCGCTGCTCTCCCGCTTCCTGGAGGCGTCGCCCCAGCGGTACGTCCCGCTGGAGGACGTGATCGCGGCCCATCTGGAGGAGCTGTTCCCCGGCATGGAGGTGCTCGCGCACCACATGTTCCGTGTGACGAGGAACGAGGACCTGGAGGTCGAGGAGGACGACGCCGAGAACCTGCTGAAGGCCCTGGAGAAAGAGCTGATGCGGCGGCGCTTCGGCCCGCCGGTCCGCCTGGAGGTCGAGGAGTCCATCGACCCCTACGTCCTGGACCTGCTGGTCCGCGAGCTGAAGATCTCCGACTCCGAGGTCTATCCGCTGCCCGGCCCGCTCGACCTCACCGGCCTCTTCGGCATCGCCGGACTGGACCGGCCGGAGCTGAAGTACCCCAAGTTCATCGCGGGCACCCACCGCGACCTCGCCGAGGTCGAGTCCGCGTCCGCGCCCGACATCTTCATGGCCCTGCGCGAACGCGACGTCCTGCTGCACCACCCGTACGACAGCTTCTCCACCTCGGTGCAGGCGTTCCTGGAGCAGGCCGCCGCCGACCCCGACGTCCTCGCCATCAAACAGACCCTCTACCGCACCTCCGGCGACTCCCCCATAGTCGACGCCCTGATCGACGCCGCCGAATCCGGCAAACAGGTCCTCGTCCTGGTCGAGATCAAGGCCCGCTTCGACGAGCAGGCCAACATCAAATGGGCGCGGAAGCTGGAGGAGTCGGGCTGCCATGTCGTCTACGGCCTGGTCGGCCTGAAGACCCACTGCAAGCTCTCCCTGGTGGTGCGGCAGGAGGGCGAGACGCTGCGCCGCTACTCCCACGTCGGCACCGGCAACTACCACCCCAAGACCGCCCGGCTCTACGAGGACCTGGGGCTGCTCACCGCCGACCCGCAGGTCGGCGCGGACCTCTCCGACCTGTTCAACCGGCTGTCGGGCTACTCCCGGCGGGAGACCTACCGCCGCCTCCTCGTCGCCCCCAAGTCGCTCCGCGACGGCCTGGTCTCCCGGATCAACAAGGAGGCCGCCCACCACCGCGCCGGACGCCCCGCCTATGTCCGCATCAAGGTCAACTCCATGGTGGACGAGGCGATCATCGACGCCTGCTACCGGGCCGCGATGGCGGGGGTCCCCGTCGACATCTGGGTCCGCGGCATCTGCGCGGTGCGCCCCGGCGTCCCCGGACTCTCGGAGAACATCCGGGTCCGCTCCGTCCTCGGCCGCTTCCTTGAGCACTCCCGCGTCTTCGCCTTCGGCAACGGCGGCGAACCGGAGGTCTGGCTCGGCAGCGCCGACATGATGCACCGCAACCTCGACCGCCGTATCGAGGCACTCGTCCGGGTCACCGACCCGGCCCATCGCGCGGCACTGACCCGGCTGCTGGAGACGGGGATGGCCGACTCCACCTCCTCCTGGCATCTGGGGCCGGACGGCGCCTGGACCCGCCATGCGACCGACCCGGAGGGGCAGCCGCTGCGCAATGTCCAGGAGATGCTCATTGACGCCCGGAGGCGAAGGCGTGCACAACCCTGAACTGTCCTGTGTCCCCCCACAGTCGACACCGTCCGCCCGCGCGGGCGGCGGCACCGGCGGCTGCGCCGGGGACGCCCTCGCCGCGTATCTCCACGCCCGCGCCGGTGAGTTCCTGCGCGGCCTGCGGCTGCACGAGGACAGCGGCGCGGACACCGCCGCGGCGGCCGACTCCGCCCGTGCGCTGCGGATGGCGTCCCGGCGGATCGCGGGCACCCTCCACACCTTCCGCCCGCTGCTCGACCCGGCCTGGGCGGACGGCCTGCGGACCGAGCTGACCTGGCTCTCCGCCACGCTCGCCGAGGAACACGCGTGCACGGCCCGGCTCAGCAGACTGCTCACCTCGCTGGGACGGCTCTCGGGGGCGCAGGGCGGCCCGGGAGCCGCCCCGGCCCCCGGGCGGACGGCGGCGGCGCGGCGCGGCGCCCCGCGCGGCCGGGGCACCGGCCAGGAGGGCGGACAGCTCGCCGTCGGCGCCGCCCGCGCGGCGGCCCTGCTGGACCGGCAGCTCACC
The nucleotide sequence above comes from Streptomyces clavuligerus. Encoded proteins:
- a CDS encoding serine hydrolase domain-containing protein → MARRPHLPGGTPAAPRPVPEARPARRTARAGAVGLVAAALAATAFAAPARADAPTTAGTAPRHQEIQRAMDAVVAAGIPGVTGQARDRHTVWKGASGIGNRVTGAPRGTDDHFRIASITKTFVATVVLQLEAEGKLSLDDTVDTHLPGVVRGNGHDGRKITVRQLLNHTSGVYDYLEDPAYRAKFMLGEGFLKHRYDYRSPQVAVDVAMSHAPVFAPGAHYRYSNTNYVLAALILEKVTGNRYEDEVHRRIAAPLKLRSTTAPGDSVRMPRPSSRAYSTLTEDGSGRLHDVTLQNASQSWAEGDMISTADDLNRFFRALLRGKLLPPAQLAAMKTLSPQSDDGASGYGLGLTKETTSCGTEVWGHTGGWIGSLSASFSTADGSRQLTFNTNGDWSFAGFTALIDAGFCDPPKPGDPQPGSGEPGGRQPGAPAATTATTTPESWARTPAAAPAESLAATPAETPTAAPAPAAAPAEKRNAA
- a CDS encoding serine hydrolase domain-containing protein — its product is MTTPAPTTRTAPGPDGAARTRTARPGTARTKAARTAVVGIAAAAVAATAFAVPAQAAGTAPGTATDTAPRHQETRRAMDAVVASGIPGVVASTRDDRTGTWAATSGVGNRVTGAPRDTRDRFRIASITKTFVATVLLQMEAEGRLSLDDTVDTHLPGVVRGNGHDGRKITVRQLLNHTSGIFDYLADPEYARTYLIGEGFLKHRYDTLPPAFHIRVAMSNPPNFAPGTTSDYSNTNYVLAGLIIEKVAGKSYEHEVRERIIEPLKLRSTSQPGNSVHMPRPSSRAYSTLYEGAPPAAAIHDATEMNGSQGWADGDIISTTGDLNRFFSALMKGRLLPKKQLDAMRTTVPMPRLGIDYGLGIYRHITNCGTQLWSHGGGIVGSLSQVFTTEDGRRQLAYNLNGDWGDNGGSIAEAEFCGRAAKGPAATGKTGRVL
- a CDS encoding Uma2 family endonuclease, with translation MSAEAVECPWDSEPEINLLDEADRLSEENPGWRVEIIGGNLTMAPSPDSRHARVLTDLMVPFIMAGLHGKETLVLQNVDIALPGGPSDYATPDLVVVDADIEDHVTEKNCHDAAIVHLAVEVTSSNYNHDLRTKVNAYAEAGIPVYLIINRKHGRVHLLTAPNGDTYESHQVYAPGQSLTLPAFVGPEGAPAVTLSVSELIRA
- the mshD gene encoding mycothiol synthase; the encoded protein is MTTDAVTPGPGRQIASLDELTDVQAEAVLALLADAAASDGTQAVSEQGRLQLRGGGREGVRHFLLTVGDVLTGYAQLEDTDPVEAPAAELVVHPEHRGRGHGRALGNALLAASGKRLRVWAHGGRSAARHLAQVLGLTLFRELRQLRRPLEPLDIAEPVLPPGVTVRAFVPGQDDTAWLAVNAAAFAHHPEQGALTQRDLDDRTAEPWFDPRGFFLAERDGEIIGFHWTKVHAAERLGEVYVVGIRPDAQGGGLGKALTAIGLRHLAAEGLPTAMLYVDADNTAAVTVYERLGFRTHEIDLMYRTES
- a CDS encoding RNA degradosome polyphosphate kinase; this translates as MSQQPAEASVQHPQPSIGSIAAHRPHTVAATVSDLEPDLDADLDGYDEERVAPGNELPQGRFLDRERSWLAFNERVLELAEDPTTPLLERANFLAIFASNLDEFFMVRVAGLKRRIATGVATRSASGLQPREVLDLIWTRSRELMARHAATFQQDVSPALADEGVHLIRWPDLTEKEQARLFTLFRQQIFPVLTPLAVDPAHPFPYISGLSLNLAVVVRNPVSGHRHFARVKVPPLLSRFLEASPQRYVPLEDVIAAHLEELFPGMEVLAHHMFRVTRNEDLEVEEDDAENLLKALEKELMRRRFGPPVRLEVEESIDPYVLDLLVRELKISDSEVYPLPGPLDLTGLFGIAGLDRPELKYPKFIAGTHRDLAEVESASAPDIFMALRERDVLLHHPYDSFSTSVQAFLEQAAADPDVLAIKQTLYRTSGDSPIVDALIDAAESGKQVLVLVEIKARFDEQANIKWARKLEESGCHVVYGLVGLKTHCKLSLVVRQEGETLRRYSHVGTGNYHPKTARLYEDLGLLTADPQVGADLSDLFNRLSGYSRRETYRRLLVAPKSLRDGLVSRINKEAAHHRAGRPAYVRIKVNSMVDEAIIDACYRAAMAGVPVDIWVRGICAVRPGVPGLSENIRVRSVLGRFLEHSRVFAFGNGGEPEVWLGSADMMHRNLDRRIEALVRVTDPAHRAALTRLLETGMADSTSSWHLGPDGAWTRHATDPEGQPLRNVQEMLIDARRRRRAQP